Proteins from a genomic interval of Mycolicibacterium grossiae:
- a CDS encoding FAD-dependent oxidoreductase codes for MMLALLLARAGIDVTVMEKHADFLRDFRGDTVHASTLRLLDELGLGPAFAALPHRLIDSIDARVQGSALSFDLSGLPGRHQHIALVPQWDFLELLATAAEREPRFRLLRSTEVLAPVRSGGRVTGVRYRGADGTVAEMSAHLTVACDGRSSTLRAAAGLVPRDFGAPMDVWWFRLSRRPGDPHGLNGVFASGHGCAVIDRGDYFQIAYMIRKGTDDEIRAEGIDVLRRQLGELLPWLADRTDELRTFDDVKLLDVQLNRLRRWYVDGLLCIGDAAHAMSPIGGVGINLAVADAVAAARLLAEPLLNRAVTTSELARVQRRRWLPTAIVQRVQRTLQNRAVAPAISADAAPSQNPRVIGLANRFPALRAVAAYGVAIGPLPEHAPAFARR; via the coding sequence ATGATGCTCGCGCTGCTGCTCGCCCGCGCCGGCATCGACGTCACCGTCATGGAGAAGCACGCCGACTTCCTCCGGGACTTCCGCGGTGACACCGTGCACGCGAGCACGCTGCGGCTGCTCGACGAACTCGGTCTGGGTCCCGCATTCGCCGCGCTGCCGCACCGGCTGATCGACAGCATCGACGCGCGCGTGCAGGGCAGCGCGCTCTCGTTCGACCTGAGCGGCCTGCCCGGCCGGCACCAGCACATCGCGCTGGTGCCGCAATGGGACTTCCTCGAGCTGCTGGCCACGGCGGCCGAGCGCGAGCCGCGCTTCCGGCTGCTGCGCAGCACCGAGGTGCTGGCGCCGGTCCGCTCCGGTGGGCGGGTGACCGGGGTGCGCTACCGCGGCGCCGACGGCACGGTCGCCGAGATGAGCGCGCACCTGACGGTCGCCTGCGACGGCCGGTCGTCGACCCTGCGCGCCGCTGCCGGGCTGGTGCCGCGCGACTTCGGCGCCCCGATGGACGTCTGGTGGTTCCGGCTGTCCCGGCGCCCCGGCGACCCGCACGGCCTCAACGGCGTGTTCGCGTCGGGACACGGCTGCGCGGTGATCGACCGGGGCGACTACTTCCAGATCGCCTACATGATCCGCAAGGGGACCGACGACGAGATCCGGGCCGAGGGCATCGACGTGCTGCGCCGCCAACTGGGCGAGCTGTTGCCCTGGCTCGCCGACCGCACCGACGAACTGCGGACCTTCGACGACGTGAAACTGCTCGACGTCCAGCTGAACCGGCTGCGGCGGTGGTACGTCGACGGGCTGCTGTGCATCGGCGACGCCGCGCACGCCATGTCACCCATCGGCGGCGTCGGCATCAACCTGGCCGTGGCCGACGCGGTGGCCGCCGCGCGGCTGCTCGCCGAGCCGCTGCTGAACCGGGCGGTGACCACCTCCGAACTCGCCCGGGTGCAGCGGCGCCGCTGGCTGCCGACGGCCATCGTCCAGCGCGTGCAGCGCACCCTGCAGAACCGGGCGGTCGCACCGGCGATCTCCGCGGACGCCGCCCCGTCGCAGAACCCGCGGGTCATCGGGCTGGCCAACCGGTTCCCCGCCCTGCGGGCGGTGGCCGCCTACGGCGTCGCGATCGGCCCGCTGCCCGAGCACGCACCCGCGTTCGCCCGCCGCTGA
- a CDS encoding phosphoadenylyl-sulfate reductase, whose protein sequence is MTDVLTENELVQLAERGAAELADASAEELLRWTDEHFGGDYVVASNMQDGVLVHMAAQQRPGVDVLFLDTGYHFAETIGTRDAVEAVYGVNVVNVTPERSVAEQDALLGKDLFARDAAACCRMRKVEPLSKALAGYSAWVTGIRRVEAPTRANAPLISFDKAFGLVKINPIAAWSDDDMQAYIDEHDVLVNPLVDEGYPSIGCAPCTSKPALGADPRSGRWAGQSKTECGLHAS, encoded by the coding sequence GTGACTGACGTCCTGACCGAGAACGAATTGGTTCAACTGGCCGAGCGCGGCGCCGCCGAACTAGCGGATGCGTCGGCCGAGGAGCTGCTGCGCTGGACCGACGAGCACTTCGGCGGCGACTACGTCGTCGCGTCGAACATGCAGGACGGCGTGCTCGTCCACATGGCCGCCCAGCAGCGACCCGGCGTCGACGTCCTGTTCCTCGACACCGGCTATCACTTCGCCGAGACCATCGGCACCCGGGACGCCGTCGAGGCCGTCTACGGCGTGAACGTGGTCAACGTCACCCCGGAGCGCAGCGTCGCCGAGCAGGACGCGCTGCTCGGCAAGGACCTCTTCGCCCGCGACGCCGCCGCGTGCTGCCGGATGCGCAAGGTCGAACCGCTGTCGAAGGCGCTGGCGGGCTACTCGGCGTGGGTGACCGGCATCCGCCGCGTCGAGGCGCCCACCCGCGCCAACGCGCCGCTGATCAGCTTCGACAAGGCGTTCGGGCTGGTGAAGATCAACCCGATCGCGGCGTGGTCCGACGACGACATGCAGGCCTACATCGACGAGCACGACGTGCTGGTCAACCCGCTGGTCGACGAGGGCTACCCGTCCATCGGCTGCGCGCCGTGCACGTCGAAGCCGGCCCTCGGCGCCGACCCGCGCAGTGGCCGTTGGGCCGGTCAGTCCAAGACCGAATGCGGGCTGCACGCGTCGTGA
- a CDS encoding Ms4533A family Cys-rich leader peptide, whose amino-acid sequence MHAPVGSIEGHVLALIAVGSCAVADVSCCR is encoded by the coding sequence ATGCACGCACCCGTCGGCAGCATCGAGGGCCACGTCCTGGCCCTCATCGCCGTCGGTTCCTGCGCTGTCGCCGACGTCTCCTGTTGTCGCTGA
- a CDS encoding sulfate ABC transporter substrate-binding protein, with the protein MNVRRSWLAAGAAALTATLVAACGGGGSSDVAGGGDQPAADTTLTLVAYAVPEPGWKNVGAAFAKTDDGKGVAVTGSYGASGDQSRKVEAGTPADIVNFSVEPDITRLVKAGKVAEDWNADATKGIPFGSVVTLVVRQGNPKGIRDWDDLLKPGVEVVTPNPLSSGSAKWNLLAPYAAKSNGGANQQAGLDYLNQLLTNEHLKVRPGSGREATDVFLQGSGDVLIAYENEAINSKKTHPDIEWVTPPQTFKIENPVAVIKGGPHEAKATALKNFLYTPEGQKAWAEAGFRPVDPAVLQQFADQFPAPQKLWTIADLGGWKDADPKLFDKSNGLISTIYGKATG; encoded by the coding sequence ATGAACGTCAGAAGGTCCTGGCTCGCGGCCGGCGCCGCTGCACTCACCGCGACGCTGGTCGCGGCGTGCGGCGGCGGCGGTTCGAGCGACGTGGCGGGCGGCGGCGATCAGCCCGCGGCCGACACGACGCTGACCCTGGTCGCCTACGCGGTGCCGGAACCGGGTTGGAAGAACGTCGGGGCGGCGTTCGCCAAGACCGACGACGGCAAGGGCGTGGCGGTCACCGGCTCCTACGGCGCCTCGGGCGACCAGTCCCGCAAGGTCGAGGCCGGCACCCCCGCCGACATCGTCAACTTCTCCGTCGAGCCCGACATCACCCGCCTGGTCAAGGCCGGCAAGGTGGCCGAGGACTGGAACGCCGACGCCACCAAGGGCATCCCGTTCGGCTCGGTGGTCACGCTGGTGGTCCGGCAGGGCAACCCGAAGGGCATCCGCGACTGGGACGACCTGCTCAAGCCCGGCGTCGAGGTCGTCACGCCCAACCCGCTGAGTTCCGGCTCGGCGAAGTGGAATCTGCTGGCACCGTACGCGGCCAAGAGCAACGGCGGTGCGAACCAGCAGGCCGGCCTCGACTACCTCAATCAGCTGCTCACCAACGAGCACCTGAAGGTGCGCCCGGGCTCGGGTCGCGAGGCGACCGACGTCTTCCTGCAGGGCAGCGGTGACGTGCTGATCGCCTACGAGAACGAGGCGATCAACTCCAAGAAGACACACCCGGACATCGAATGGGTCACCCCGCCGCAGACCTTCAAGATCGAGAACCCGGTCGCGGTCATCAAGGGCGGCCCCCACGAGGCCAAGGCCACGGCGCTGAAGAACTTCCTCTACACCCCCGAAGGTCAGAAGGCCTGGGCCGAGGCCGGTTTCCGCCCGGTGGATCCGGCGGTGCTGCAGCAGTTCGCCGATCAGTTCCCGGCCCCGCAGAAGCTGTGGACGATCGCCGACCTCGGCGGTTGGAAGGACGCCGATCCCAAGCTGTTCGACAAGTCCAACGGCCTGATCTCGACCATCTACGGCAAGGCCACTGGATGA
- a CDS encoding Ms4527A family Cys-rich leader peptide codes for MSPGPWHNGPVTAAVDPTTRVSLVARRHIDFKRVCSCCCLP; via the coding sequence ATGTCACCCGGTCCGTGGCACAATGGCCCGGTGACTGCCGCCGTCGACCCCACCACCCGCGTCTCGCTGGTGGCCCGGCGGCACATCGACTTCAAGCGCGTATGTAGCTGTTGCTGTCTGCCTTGA
- a CDS encoding sulfate/molybdate ABC transporter ATP-binding protein: MTDAIIVRGANKRYGDFAALDDVDFEVPKGSLTSLLGPSGSGKSTLLRAIAGLDQPDTGTITINGRDVTSEPPQRRGIGFVFQHYAAFKHLTVRDNVAFGLKIRKRPAKEIKQKVDDLLDVVGLGGFQSRYPNQLSGGQRQRMALARALAIDPEVLLLDEPFGALDAKVREDLRAWLRRLHDEVHVTTVLVTHDQAEALDVSDRIAVLNKGRIEQVGSPTEVYDAPANAFVMSFLGAVSSLNGTLVRPHDIRVGRNPDMAIATADGSVSSTGVVRATIDRVVMLGFEVRVELTGAADHGPFTAQITRGDAEALGLKEGDTVYVRATRVPTIPDGARPAPVAEKTDAKELTEA, translated from the coding sequence ATGACCGACGCCATCATCGTGCGAGGTGCCAACAAGAGGTACGGCGACTTCGCCGCACTCGACGACGTCGACTTCGAGGTGCCGAAGGGGTCGCTGACGTCGCTGCTCGGGCCCAGCGGCTCGGGCAAGTCGACGCTGCTGCGCGCCATCGCCGGACTCGACCAGCCCGACACCGGCACCATCACCATCAACGGGCGCGACGTCACGAGCGAGCCGCCGCAGCGCCGGGGCATCGGCTTCGTGTTCCAGCACTACGCCGCGTTCAAGCACCTGACGGTGCGCGACAACGTGGCGTTCGGGCTGAAGATCCGCAAGCGTCCGGCCAAGGAGATCAAGCAGAAGGTCGACGACCTCCTCGACGTGGTGGGCCTCGGCGGCTTCCAGAGCCGCTACCCCAACCAGCTCTCCGGCGGGCAGCGCCAGCGCATGGCACTGGCCCGGGCGCTGGCCATCGACCCCGAGGTGCTGCTGCTCGACGAGCCGTTCGGCGCGCTGGACGCCAAGGTGCGCGAGGACCTGCGCGCGTGGCTGCGCCGCCTGCACGACGAGGTGCACGTCACCACCGTGCTCGTCACGCACGACCAGGCAGAGGCCCTCGACGTCTCCGATCGCATCGCCGTGCTGAACAAGGGCCGCATCGAGCAGGTCGGCTCGCCGACCGAGGTCTACGACGCCCCGGCCAACGCGTTCGTGATGTCGTTCCTCGGCGCGGTGTCGTCGCTCAACGGCACGCTGGTGCGGCCGCACGACATCCGGGTGGGGCGCAATCCCGACATGGCGATCGCCACCGCCGACGGCAGCGTCTCGTCGACCGGCGTGGTGCGCGCGACGATCGACCGCGTGGTGATGCTCGGCTTCGAGGTGCGCGTGGAACTCACCGGCGCGGCCGACCACGGGCCGTTCACGGCGCAGATCACCCGCGGCGACGCCGAGGCGCTGGGTCTGAAGGAGGGCGACACCGTGTACGTCCGGGCCACGCGCGTGCCGACGATCCCCGACGGCGCCCGGCCGGCGCCGGTCGCCGAGAAGACCGACGCCAAGGAGCTGACGGAGGCGTGA
- the cysT gene encoding sulfate ABC transporter permease subunit CysT, protein MTSTISEVTTPGAGDSGPGGARGFGRGRYGTTSLRVGAASIWLSVIVLLPLAAIVWQSVGGGPQAFWTAVTSNAALSSFRVTLTISISVAVINLFFGLLVAWVLVRDDFPGKRLVDAIIDLPFALPTIVASLVMLALYGPASPIGVQLNFTKWGVGIALLFVTLPFVVRSVQPVLQELDREAEEAAASLGANNWTIFTKIVLPALLPSLLSGAGLAFSRAIGEYGSVVLIGGAVPGETEVSSQWIRTLIENDDRTGAAAISIVLLVISFVILFILRAIGSRAAKRQELAS, encoded by the coding sequence ATGACCTCCACCATCTCCGAGGTGACCACCCCGGGTGCCGGTGACTCCGGCCCCGGGGGGGCCCGCGGGTTCGGGCGTGGCCGCTACGGGACCACGTCGCTGAGGGTCGGTGCCGCGTCGATCTGGCTCAGCGTCATCGTGCTGCTGCCGTTGGCGGCGATCGTGTGGCAGTCCGTCGGCGGGGGCCCGCAGGCGTTCTGGACGGCCGTCACGTCCAACGCCGCCCTCAGTTCGTTCCGGGTGACCCTCACCATCTCCATCTCGGTTGCCGTCATCAACCTGTTCTTCGGCCTGCTGGTGGCGTGGGTGCTGGTGCGCGACGACTTCCCGGGCAAGCGCCTGGTCGACGCGATCATCGACCTGCCGTTCGCGCTGCCCACCATCGTGGCCAGCCTGGTGATGCTGGCCCTCTACGGTCCGGCCAGCCCGATCGGCGTGCAGCTCAACTTCACCAAGTGGGGCGTCGGCATCGCCCTGCTCTTCGTCACGTTGCCCTTCGTGGTGCGGTCCGTGCAGCCGGTGCTGCAGGAACTCGACCGCGAGGCCGAGGAGGCCGCGGCGTCGCTGGGCGCCAACAACTGGACGATCTTCACGAAGATCGTGCTGCCCGCACTGCTGCCGTCCCTGCTGTCCGGTGCCGGTCTGGCGTTCTCCCGGGCCATCGGCGAGTACGGCTCGGTGGTGCTCATCGGCGGTGCCGTCCCGGGCGAGACCGAGGTGTCCTCGCAGTGGATCCGGACGCTCATCGAGAACGACGACCGGACCGGCGCGGCGGCGATCTCCATCGTCCTGCTGGTGATCTCCTTCGTCATCCTGTTCATACTGCGCGCCATCGGGTCGCGCGCGGCGAAGCGGCAGGAGCTGGCATCGTGA
- a CDS encoding sirohydrochlorin chelatase — translation MRAARVVTPAPTLILVAHGSTDPRSPEVARALVGRIRRLRPSLDVRVAFLEKSGPDVREVLADVARHGARAVAVPMLLASAYHARVDLPGAIAESGADVRQAAALGEDPTLIALLGQRLAEAGYFPVQRHVGVIVTAVGSSDDAANGRTATVATALARGARWAGVGVAFGTGPRPTLAEAAEDLRTRGATHLVAAPWFLAPGVITDRIARAAETLDVAVAQPLGSHNLVAAALLDRYDEAVTARVAA, via the coding sequence ATGCGGGCTGCACGCGTCGTGACCCCGGCGCCGACGCTGATCCTCGTCGCGCACGGCAGCACCGATCCCCGCTCACCGGAGGTGGCGCGCGCCCTCGTGGGCCGCATCCGCCGGCTGCGACCGTCACTCGACGTTCGGGTCGCGTTCCTGGAGAAGTCGGGACCGGACGTCCGCGAGGTGCTCGCCGACGTCGCCCGCCACGGCGCGCGCGCAGTGGCCGTGCCGATGCTGCTGGCGTCGGCCTATCACGCCCGCGTCGACCTTCCCGGGGCCATCGCCGAGTCCGGGGCCGACGTCCGGCAGGCCGCCGCGCTGGGCGAGGATCCGACGCTGATCGCGCTGCTCGGACAGCGGCTCGCCGAGGCGGGCTACTTCCCCGTGCAACGCCACGTCGGCGTCATCGTGACAGCGGTCGGTTCGTCGGACGACGCCGCCAACGGCCGCACGGCCACGGTGGCGACGGCACTCGCCCGTGGCGCCCGCTGGGCCGGGGTCGGCGTGGCGTTCGGCACCGGGCCGCGGCCCACGCTCGCCGAGGCGGCCGAGGACCTGCGCACCCGCGGCGCGACGCACCTGGTGGCGGCGCCCTGGTTCCTGGCCCCGGGCGTCATCACCGATCGGATCGCCCGGGCCGCCGAGACGCTGGACGTCGCGGTCGCGCAGCCGCTCGGATCGCACAACCTGGTGGCCGCGGCGCTGCTCGACCGTTACGACGAGGCCGTCACCGCCCGCGTCGCGGCCTGA
- a CDS encoding nitrite/sulfite reductase, translated as MTTATPKPAKRPRGEGQWALGYREPLNANEQSKKDDNPLNVRQRIETNYAINGFSSIDKGDLRGRFRWWGLYTQRKPGYDGTWTGDENTDMLEDEYFMLRVRSDGGALTVAALRTLGQISTEFARDTADISDRQNIQYHWIDVRNMPEIWRRLDEVGLQTTEACGDCPRVVLGSPLAGESLDEVIDGTPAVNEIVKRYVGKPEYSNLPRKFKTAISGLQDVVHEVNDVAFIGVEHPEHGPGFDLWVGGGLSTNPMLGQRVGAWVPLDEVPDVWEGVVSVFRDYGYRRLRAKARLKFLIKDWGVEKFRQVLESEYLKRPLIDGPAPDPVARPIDHVGVQKLKNGLNAVGVAPIAGRVSGTILSKVADLAEAAGSDRIRFTPYQKLIVLDVPDDHLDTLRAGLDALGLPSTPSHWRRNLMACTGIEFCKLSFAETRSRSQVLVPELEKRLDDINAQLDVPVTININGCPNSCARIQVADIGFKGQMIDDGNGPEEGFQVHLGGSLGLDSGFGRKLRQHKVLSTELGDYIERVVRNFVKQREQGERFATWALRADEADLR; from the coding sequence ATGACCACAGCCACACCCAAGCCCGCCAAGCGCCCCCGCGGCGAGGGCCAGTGGGCGCTCGGCTACCGCGAGCCGCTCAACGCCAACGAGCAGTCCAAGAAGGACGACAACCCGCTCAACGTCCGCCAGCGGATCGAGACCAACTACGCGATCAACGGATTCTCCTCGATCGACAAGGGTGACCTTCGCGGCCGCTTCCGCTGGTGGGGTCTCTACACCCAGCGCAAGCCCGGCTACGACGGCACGTGGACCGGTGACGAGAACACCGACATGCTCGAGGACGAGTACTTCATGCTGCGGGTGCGCAGCGACGGCGGAGCGCTCACCGTGGCGGCGCTGCGCACGCTGGGCCAGATCTCCACCGAGTTCGCCCGCGACACCGCCGACATCTCCGACCGGCAGAACATCCAGTACCACTGGATCGACGTGCGGAACATGCCGGAGATCTGGCGCCGCCTCGACGAGGTCGGCCTGCAGACCACCGAGGCGTGCGGCGACTGCCCGCGCGTGGTGCTCGGATCGCCCCTGGCCGGTGAATCGCTCGACGAGGTCATCGACGGGACGCCCGCGGTCAACGAGATCGTGAAGCGCTACGTCGGCAAGCCGGAGTACTCGAATTTGCCGCGCAAGTTCAAGACCGCGATCTCCGGTCTGCAGGACGTGGTGCACGAGGTCAACGACGTCGCGTTCATCGGCGTCGAGCATCCCGAACACGGCCCCGGCTTCGACCTGTGGGTCGGCGGCGGGCTGTCGACCAACCCGATGCTGGGTCAGCGGGTCGGCGCCTGGGTGCCGCTCGACGAGGTGCCCGACGTGTGGGAGGGCGTGGTCAGCGTGTTCCGCGACTACGGCTACCGTCGCCTGCGGGCCAAGGCGCGGTTGAAGTTCCTCATCAAGGACTGGGGCGTGGAGAAGTTCCGCCAGGTTCTCGAATCGGAGTACCTCAAGCGACCGCTGATCGACGGCCCCGCGCCCGACCCGGTGGCCCGCCCGATCGACCACGTCGGCGTGCAGAAGCTGAAGAACGGGCTCAACGCGGTGGGCGTCGCCCCGATCGCCGGCCGCGTGTCCGGGACCATCCTCAGCAAGGTGGCCGACCTCGCGGAGGCGGCCGGCTCCGACCGGATCCGCTTCACGCCGTACCAGAAGCTCATCGTGCTCGACGTGCCCGACGACCATCTCGACACGCTGCGCGCCGGCCTGGACGCCCTCGGGCTGCCGTCGACGCCGTCGCACTGGCGGCGCAATCTGATGGCATGCACGGGCATCGAGTTCTGCAAGCTGTCGTTCGCCGAGACCCGTAGCCGCTCCCAGGTGCTCGTTCCCGAGCTGGAGAAGCGGCTCGACGACATCAACGCCCAGCTCGACGTGCCGGTCACGATCAACATCAACGGCTGCCCGAACTCCTGCGCGCGCATCCAGGTCGCCGACATCGGCTTCAAGGGCCAGATGATCGACGACGGGAACGGTCCCGAGGAGGGTTTCCAGGTCCACCTGGGGGGCAGTCTGGGTCTGGACAGCGGTTTCGGCCGCAAACTGCGTCAGCACAAGGTGCTCTCCACCGAACTCGGCGACTACATCGAGCGGGTCGTCCGGAACTTCGTGAAACAACGCGAGCAGGGTGAGCGTTTCGCTACGTGGGCACTACGAGCAGACGAGGCGGACCTGAGGTGA
- the cysW gene encoding sulfate ABC transporter permease subunit CysW, producing the protein MTSSPVVKHLLRYTALVYLAALLIVPVGLILYRTFAPGLGTFFSSISTPAAQSALQLSLLTVAIVVPLNVLFGVPTALVLARNRFRGKSALQAVIDLPFAVSPIVVGVALILLWGTAGVFGFVENDLGLKIIFGFPGIVLASIFVTVPFVIREVEPVLHELGTDQEEAASTLGSSWWQTFWRITLPSIRWGLTYGIVLTIARTLGEFGAVVMVSSNLPGISQTLTLLVSDRYNRADMYGAYAISTLLMTVAVIVLIVQVVLDARRAKQSK; encoded by the coding sequence GTGACGTCATCGCCGGTGGTGAAGCACCTGCTGCGCTACACCGCGCTCGTATACCTTGCCGCTCTCCTGATCGTCCCAGTCGGGCTGATCCTCTACCGGACGTTCGCACCCGGCCTGGGCACGTTCTTCTCGTCGATCTCCACGCCGGCGGCACAGTCGGCGCTGCAACTCTCGCTGCTGACGGTCGCGATCGTGGTGCCGCTCAACGTGCTGTTCGGTGTGCCCACCGCACTGGTGCTCGCGCGCAACAGGTTTCGCGGCAAGAGCGCGCTGCAGGCCGTCATCGACCTGCCGTTCGCGGTGTCCCCGATCGTCGTCGGCGTCGCGCTGATCCTGCTCTGGGGTACGGCGGGTGTCTTCGGGTTCGTCGAGAACGACCTGGGCCTGAAGATCATCTTCGGGTTCCCGGGCATCGTGCTCGCCAGCATCTTCGTCACCGTCCCGTTCGTCATCCGCGAGGTGGAACCGGTGCTGCACGAACTCGGCACCGACCAGGAGGAGGCGGCGTCGACGCTGGGCTCGTCGTGGTGGCAGACGTTCTGGCGGATCACCCTGCCGTCGATCCGCTGGGGCCTGACGTACGGCATCGTGCTGACCATCGCCCGCACACTCGGCGAATTCGGCGCCGTCGTCATGGTCTCGTCCAACCTGCCCGGCATCTCCCAGACACTGACGCTGCTGGTGTCCGACCGGTACAACCGCGCCGACATGTACGGCGCCTACGCGATCTCCACGCTGCTGATGACGGTCGCCGTCATCGTGCTCATCGTCCAGGTGGTGCTCGACGCCCGCCGCGCCAAGCAGAGCAAGTGA
- the hemW gene encoding radical SAM family heme chaperone HemW has protein sequence MSSVPFGVYVHVPFCATRCGYCDFNTYTPAELGDASPDGWLAALRIELALAARRVGPGRRVDTVFVGGGTPSMLGASGLAEVLAAVRSAFDLAPGAEVTTECNPESTSPAFFAALLAAGYTRISLGMQSTASHVLAVLDRVHSPGRAPAAAAEARAAGFGHVNLDLIYGTPGESDDDLLRSVEAAVGAGVDHVSAYSLIVEEGTALARRVRRGEVPAPDDDVLAARYELLDDALTDAGFDWYEVSNWSRPGGECRHNLGYWDGGEWWGAGPGAHGYVDGVRWWNVKHPSAYAQRLAAGELPIAGSEEPSAAERHVEDVMLGMRLRPGLRVDALASDERRRAQSLCDDGLLTMAGDRLALTDRGRLLADAVVRDLLV, from the coding sequence GTGAGTTCGGTTCCGTTCGGCGTCTACGTCCACGTGCCGTTCTGTGCGACGCGCTGCGGGTACTGCGACTTCAACACCTACACGCCCGCCGAGCTGGGCGACGCCAGCCCCGACGGCTGGCTGGCGGCCCTGCGCATCGAGCTGGCCCTGGCGGCGCGGCGGGTGGGCCCGGGACGCCGCGTCGACACCGTGTTCGTCGGGGGCGGCACGCCGTCGATGCTCGGCGCGTCCGGGCTGGCCGAGGTGCTGGCCGCCGTGCGCTCCGCCTTCGACCTCGCGCCCGGCGCCGAGGTGACCACGGAGTGCAACCCGGAGTCGACGTCGCCGGCGTTCTTCGCCGCGCTGCTCGCGGCCGGATACACCCGCATCTCGCTCGGGATGCAGTCGACGGCGTCGCACGTGCTGGCGGTCCTGGACCGGGTGCACTCGCCGGGCCGGGCGCCGGCTGCGGCGGCCGAAGCGCGGGCCGCGGGCTTCGGCCACGTCAACCTCGACCTGATCTACGGCACCCCCGGTGAGAGCGACGACGACCTGCTGCGGTCGGTCGAGGCGGCCGTCGGCGCGGGAGTGGACCACGTGTCGGCCTATTCGCTGATCGTCGAGGAGGGCACTGCGCTGGCGCGCCGGGTGCGCCGGGGCGAGGTGCCCGCACCCGACGACGACGTGCTGGCAGCCCGCTACGAACTGCTCGACGATGCACTCACCGATGCGGGCTTCGACTGGTACGAGGTGTCGAACTGGAGCCGGCCGGGCGGTGAGTGCCGACACAACCTCGGGTACTGGGACGGCGGCGAGTGGTGGGGCGCCGGCCCGGGTGCGCACGGGTACGTCGACGGCGTCCGCTGGTGGAACGTCAAGCATCCGAGCGCCTACGCCCAGCGGCTCGCCGCCGGCGAGCTGCCGATCGCGGGCAGCGAGGAGCCCTCGGCGGCCGAACGTCACGTCGAGGACGTGATGCTCGGGATGCGGTTGCGCCCCGGTCTGCGCGTCGACGCGCTGGCGTCCGATGAACGCCGGCGCGCCCAAAGTCTGTGCGACGACGGGCTTCTCACGATGGCGGGGGACCGGTTGGCGCTGACCGACCGCGGCCGACTGCTCGCCGATGCCGTGGTGCGCGACCTGCTCGTCTGA